CCGCCGCTTCCCGGAGCGACTGCAATACGATCGCGAGCAGAAGCACGCCGTGCAGCACGACCTGCTGGCGGACGACATCAAGGCTGAGATCGAGAAGCTCCTGTGGTGCGACATCTTTGTGATGCAGTTCCCGCTTTACTGGCACACGATGCCGGCCATCATGAAGGGTTGGCTGGACCGCGTCCTCGTCAACACTGTGATCTATGGCCAGGGCAAGCGCTACGAAACTGGCGGGCTCAAGGGACGGCGCGGGATGGTCGCCACGACGACCGGAGCTTACGAGGCCATGTTCGAGCCGGACGGTCTCCTGGGAGACTATAACCGCACGCTCTGGCCAATCCACAATGGCGTGCTGTTCTATACGGGCCTTGAAGTCGTGCCACCGTTCCTGGCCTATTCGCCCGTT
Above is a window of Novosphingobium sp. 9U DNA encoding:
- a CDS encoding NAD(P)H-dependent oxidoreductase — encoded protein: MRYFILFAHPEPEHSFNAAMLRHGVDRLREAGHEVVVSDLYSMNFNPLASGADFKGRRFPERLQYDREQKHAVQHDLLADDIKAEIEKLLWCDIFVMQFPLYWHTMPAIMKGWLDRVLVNTVIYGQGKRYETGGLKGRRGMVATTTGAYEAMFEPDGLLGDYNRTLWPIHNGVLFYTGLEVVPPFLAYSPVHSDQARNDETIAAYGEALLAASTATPMKFHPLTDFGPDFRMRADVEPASDGHYRR